The following coding sequences are from one Thermostaphylospora chromogena window:
- a CDS encoding ATP-binding protein: MARLMAEVASRRPLVVTLENLQWAEDTLLDFVEQLDDHVGPVPLLIVVTARPELLHRRPAWGGGKHNATIITLDPLPDGPIDELLAAMMVRYGIWPKQRPAGALRDQVAYELGHAVRTRIGGNPLFALQYVRLRQHHHHAVNPWLAATLHIDSAGPVDSDDELVPVPQAVHNIIAAQLDTLSSKQKAILQDAAVLGDTVHEDLITLLSGRDPDEVARCLRYLDRRGFLTRVHDSEHTAYVFQHLLVRDIAYSQMSRVARAEKHYRCAVLLEGRVDSALSAHHLRRANMLAAAAGISMSDLLRRIGGTNAGITPDGPGITSEWATSSRG; the protein is encoded by the coding sequence GTGGCGCGGCTGATGGCCGAGGTCGCCTCGCGCCGTCCTCTGGTGGTGACGCTGGAGAACCTGCAATGGGCCGAGGACACTCTGCTCGACTTCGTCGAGCAGCTCGACGATCACGTGGGACCGGTGCCGCTGCTCATCGTCGTCACCGCGCGACCGGAGCTGCTGCACCGGCGGCCGGCGTGGGGCGGCGGCAAGCACAACGCCACCATCATCACCCTCGACCCGCTGCCCGACGGCCCGATCGACGAGCTGCTCGCCGCGATGATGGTCAGGTACGGCATCTGGCCGAAGCAGCGGCCCGCCGGAGCCCTCCGCGACCAGGTCGCATACGAGCTCGGTCACGCCGTCCGGACACGGATCGGCGGCAACCCGCTGTTCGCACTCCAATACGTCAGGCTGCGCCAGCATCACCATCACGCCGTGAATCCCTGGCTGGCGGCCACCTTGCACATAGACAGCGCCGGGCCGGTGGACAGCGACGACGAACTCGTCCCCGTACCGCAGGCGGTGCACAACATCATCGCCGCCCAGCTCGACACGCTCTCAAGCAAGCAGAAGGCGATCCTGCAAGACGCCGCCGTGCTCGGCGACACCGTACATGAGGATCTGATCACCCTGCTGAGCGGGCGTGATCCCGACGAGGTGGCCCGCTGCCTGAGATATCTGGACCGGCGAGGCTTCCTGACCAGGGTGCACGACTCCGAGCACACCGCCTACGTCTTCCAGCATCTGCTCGTACGCGACATCGCCTACTCCCAGATGTCCAGGGTGGCGAGGGCGGAGAAGCACTATCGGTGCGCCGTGCTGCTGGAGGGCAGGGTCGACTCGGCGCTGTCCGCCCATCACCTCCGGCGCGCCAATATGCTGGCCGCTGCGGCCGGGATATCCATGTCCGACCTGCTGCGCCGCATCGGAGGAACGAACGCGGGAATCACGCCTGATGGACCAGGAATTACCTCGGAGTGGGCGACCTCCAGCCGCGGATAG